TTTCAAGGCAGAACGTGACTATCTTGGACGTAAGCTCAAGGCACAATTTAAGTCAGCAGATGTCTTTGCGGCCAAAACCTTGATTACCTTAGGAAGCAGTGAGGTTGAAAGTGGTCAAGTCACTGTGAAAAACAACCAAACTCGTCAAGAAGTAACGGTAGCTCTTGAAAGCTTGAAGAAAGACTTCCCATCTGTTTTAGCAGAGTTGGGATTGGCTTGATCGAACGGGAAAGACAAGGGTAGACAAGATTTATCTGGGAGTAGGGGCAAAATGGTTGCTCCTGCTCTCTTTTATCTTGATTCTGTTTGCCGACCTTTGCCAAGATTTGGCGAAAAGCCGTTAAATTTTCTGACATTTATGATATAATGAGAAGACTACTAGTAAAGGAATGAAACAGTCATGACATTAGTTTACCAATCAACACGAGATGAAAAAAATACTGTAACAGCTAGTCAAGCCATCCTTCAAGGATTGGCGACAGATGGCGGTTTGTTTACTCCGGTCTCTTATCCTCAAGTGGAGCTGGATTTTGATACCCTCAAAGACGCGTCTTACCAAGAAGTGGCTAAGCTTGTTTTGTCAGCTTTTTTGGATGACTTTACAGCAGAAGAGTTGGACTACTGTATTACTAACGCCTATGATAGCAAGTTTGATACACCAGTCATTGCGCCTCTTGTCAAACTCGATGGCCAATACAACTTGGAACTTTTCCACGGTTCAACCATTGCCTTTAAAGATATGGCTTTGTCGATCTTGCCTTACTTTATGACGACAGCTGCCAAGAAGCACGGTCTGGAAAATAAAATCGTCATCTTGACAGCGACATCCGGGGACACTGGTAAAGCTGCCATGGCAGGTTTTGCCGATGTTCCAGGTACTGAAATTATTGTCTTTTATCCAAAAGACGGTGTCAGCAAGGTACAAGAGTTGCAAATGACGACTCAGACTGGGGACAATACTCATGTCATCGCGATCGATGGAAACTTTGACGATGCTCAAACCAATGTCAAACATATGTTCAACGATGTTGAACTACGTGAAAAATTGGCAGCCAACAAGATGCAATTCTCATCAGCCAACTCCATGAATATCGGCCGTTTGGTGCCTCAAATTGTTTATTACGTATATGCCTACGCGCAATTGGTGAAGACAGGTCAAATCACAGCTGGAGAAAAAGTCAACTTCACCGTTCCAACAGGGAACTTTGGGAATATCTTGGCAGCTTTCTATGCCAAACAAATCGGTCTTCCAGTTGGAAAATTGATCTGTGCCTCAAACGAGAACAATGTTTTGACAGACTTCTTTAAAACACGCGTCTATGATAAGAAACGTGAGTTCAAAGTAACCACTAGTCCATCGATGGATATTTTGGTCTCTTCAAACTTGGAACGCTTGATCTTCCACTTGGTAGGCAATGATGCCACAAAGACCAAAGAGTTGATGGAAAGTCTCGTTGCAACAGGTCAATACCAATTGTCCGACTTTGATGCAGATATCTTAGATTTGTTTGCGGCTGCATATGCAGATGAATCAGAAACTGCTGCAGAGATCAAGCGGGTCTATGAAGCGTCTGATTACATCGAAGACCCTCATACAGCTGTAGCATCAGCCGTTTATCAAAAATACCGGACCCAAACAGGGGATACTGCTAA
Above is a window of Streptococcus sp. LPB0220 DNA encoding:
- the thrC gene encoding threonine synthase — protein: MTLVYQSTRDEKNTVTASQAILQGLATDGGLFTPVSYPQVELDFDTLKDASYQEVAKLVLSAFLDDFTAEELDYCITNAYDSKFDTPVIAPLVKLDGQYNLELFHGSTIAFKDMALSILPYFMTTAAKKHGLENKIVILTATSGDTGKAAMAGFADVPGTEIIVFYPKDGVSKVQELQMTTQTGDNTHVIAIDGNFDDAQTNVKHMFNDVELREKLAANKMQFSSANSMNIGRLVPQIVYYVYAYAQLVKTGQITAGEKVNFTVPTGNFGNILAAFYAKQIGLPVGKLICASNENNVLTDFFKTRVYDKKREFKVTTSPSMDILVSSNLERLIFHLVGNDATKTKELMESLVATGQYQLSDFDADILDLFAAAYADESETAAEIKRVYEASDYIEDPHTAVASAVYQKYRTQTGDTAKTVIASTASPYKFPVVAVEAVTGETGLGDFEALAKLHTLSGVPVPPAVDGLETAPVRHRTSVAAKDMQAAVEDYLGL